TGATGGTGTCAAATAAACTTATGCACTTTTATATTAAACTTGGGAGGGGActttatgtttgttttattaattactaaaaGAGTAAAATGGTCAATTGGGTTCTCCCATAAAAAACCTAATAATGTTATGTCAACCCACACTTACaatccaaaattaataattacaacatGAAGTGTATCAGTCTGCTTTTGAATTATCACATCgaatctataaaataaaattttttggagTACACATTCACCtggttttattaaacaatagaaaatatttaatcaatatatgcCTACATTATTccaacattctcccacttggacaacattgattaaattttatatgtatatgtatatattttaagaaaataatctttaaaaaaaacaatctttTCCAAGTGAATgacattttattattctaaagTGGACACTAATTTGtaagaaaacaatataattgaaaaacaaCACTTCAGTCTAAAACAATCTTATTGATACAATAgtcaataataaatcaaaataatcattGTGTTTCAATAACAACATAAGATGTCTatcatttcaattatttacaattatatcatatgaatCTTTAAGTGTAGCTTGAATAACATTCAAAATGTgatcataacaaatatatactaTTACATAGGAATCttctttatgatttctttttaacatttatgttttaaaagaaataagagaaatctCACAATTTCAAATGAAGTTAACAACTTTCCACAAAGTTTGCATATTTCACTAATAATCTTGAGATACATATATAAAGAAATGCCCATACAATTGTCATACTCAAAATAAACTTTATTCTTAAAACACATGTTGTATACGAGtatatgtacaaatatataCCCATATATTCAATATACTTATATCAATAAATGAActtcatacaaaaaaaaaaaaaagcatgtaTGAATGCTTAATCATAACATAAGCTTCATTAAGGTAACAAGAAATACCTTAATGACTCCTCCCACTAAATCAAAATCTCAAAAGATTCTAGGGCACCCATATTCTTTTACATGTTGTTTAAAAACAATGAGTCTCAGTCCTTTAGATAGGGGATTTACCAACAAGgagtttttattaatatattatacaacaaTTTCCCCTCTTTAGACTAGGTCCCTCACTATCAAATACTTTATTtccatatattttgatttattgctaattttgttatttttagaaAAGAATATAGCTACATTATTATCACAATAAATCATCAAAGGTCTGGTGATGAATTCGACTACATGAAGCTTCAGCAATAAAATTCTTCAACCACATTGTTTTATGGTTGCTCCATAACAAGCAACAAATTCTACATACATGGCTGAAGATGTTATCAAAGTTTGTTTTGTACTTTTCAATGATATGGCTCTACTAGCGAGCATGAAAATGAATCTTGAAGTAGACTTGAAATGATTTACACAACCATGAAAGTTTGAATCATAATACTTTGCTACTTCAAGATTATTAACCCTTTTGTATACCAGTTTGAAATCTTTTCTCTATAAATATCGCATGAGTTTTTTGGTAGCAGTCTAGTGATCAGTACTTGGATTGGATTGATAACGACCAAGTACATTCACAATGAATGCAATGTTCAGTCTAGTAAAGACTTGAGCATAGATCAAACTCCCAATTGCAGTAGTATAAGAAACATGAGGCATAGATGCTCTCTCCACATCATTCTGAGGACATTGCTTAATACTAAGCTTATCTCCTTTCACCACAGGTACCTCACCACCCTtacaattatgtatattaaatcTTTTAAGCACTTGTTCAATATAAGCCTTTTGTGATCATTCCAGTAACTTATAATCTTTTTCATGGTGAATCTCAATACTAACGACAAAAGATGCTTCTTCAAgatctttcatatcaaaagccttagaaaaaaattgcattGACACATAAAGCAAATTATAATCTTGTTGGCcaacaaaatatcatcaacataaagaaCCAGAAAAATGAATCTCTTGTCATTGATATTGATATATACACATTGATTGAACTTGTTTTAACATACCAATATAAAGTTATTACCTAATCAAACTTCAAATTCCATTGTCAAGATGcctgtttcaatccatatataaaTTTCTTCAGACTGCATACAATATGCCCTTTTCCTTCAACTTCAAAACCTTCTAGTTGCTTCATATAGACTTCTTCATAAAGATTTTCATTTAGAAAAGTTGTTTTCACATTTTTGTTAAAGCCATTCAAAATGAGCCAATAAAGTATAACTAATTCTAAATGTATCCTTTGAAGTTTATAGGGAAAAAGTATCATTGAAGTTTAAAGCTTTTCAGAGTAAAGCTTATTAGCAAAATTTAccttaaatttatcaattctaaCCTTAAAGTCTTTCTTGGtcttgaaaactcatttacaACCAATAGGACTAACCCCATCTAAGAGCTCTACTAGATCCTATACATCATTATCACTCATAGACTACATTTCTTCTTTCATAGCCTCAAACCACTTATCTAACTGTAAGCAAGAAATGGCCTTTTTAAAATTCACAAGATCTACAATCTAGCCAATATCATAATCAGACTCACTCAGATAGACATAATAATCACAAAAATGGTTGGTCGTCTCTGTCTAGTTGATATTCAAACTAGAATTACAACTATAGAGTCACCAGGTACAATATCATATATAAGTAGTTGAACTAATGCAACATTTGAAATAGTATCATCAGTAGTGGCACCATTTTGAATAGGTTCATATTCTAAAAGATTCTCTAAAATTAGTTGTTTGGGCTCCTCAATAGGAGCATGTAAAATACCATTATATGCATTGGTCAATGGCTCCAACCTAGATGGACCTTCTTCAAATTCCTTTAATGGTTGAGAGTTGCTACCCTCTGCTAAATCAAGCTCAAGAAATTTAGCGATTATTGACTCAACCATTTTTGTCCTATGAGAAGAgcaataaaatatgtattatttgaAATGTTCAAGATAACCAATAAAATATCCCCGAACAGTCCTAGGAtccaatttattttaattaggatTATAAATCCTTACTTCGGTTGAACAACCGGTGATGTAAACATGTCCCAAATTAGGTTTTTTTCCTGTCTAAAGCTCAAAAAGAGTGTTGTGCACTGATTTCACAGAAATCTTATTCAGAATGTATAATGCAGCCTTAATAACTTTGCCTCATAAATACTCTAGCAAATTAAATCTACGCATCATACTTCTTACCATATCCTTAAGGGTGGGATTATGCTTCTCGGCTACACACCATTTTGTTCAGGAGTCCCAGGTATAGTGTATTAAGGAACAATTTCATATTCctataaatacttttaaaaaatattgccCTAAATCAATATATCTGtcataatattctccaccttGATCAGACCTCACAACTTTGATGATTTTCCCtatttgtttctttgattttatcttaaaaatcttGAACTTCTCAATAACACTAGATTCctactctaataaaaaaaaacatacccaTATCTAGAATAGTCATCAATAAAGGTGATTAAATACTTATCGCCACATAAGGTGAATGAATAAGGCTCACTAATATTTGTATGAATGATTTCTAAAAGCTCATTGCTCCAAGTTGAAATATATCTTTTagtatttatcaattttacccttatacagTCAACACAAATCCCAAAATCTTGAAAATCTAGAggcaaaaaaatttcatctttactCAATTTGTCTACCTTCTTGTTAGAAATATACCTTAACCTTTTGTGCAATAATAAGGATGACttctctctaataaaaaatctcTTAATACTAATATTCAAAGAATAATCAACATTATTTAGAAATAGattgtcaataataaaacaaaaattaaatttcttctaAAAGAGAGTACATAAAAACAAccagttttttaaaataacttgaTAGTtctaacataaataatatctaCATCAACATCATTTCccactttgagtttgatttttctatcAATCGGTCTGCGTCAacatatattctttttcttatccAACCATGTTTTGAACTTCTTACAGTttacctttatatatatatataaatttaaacactgagtatttcattaataaaaaaaaaaaatgatggttccatcaatacaaatgcaaattaattatcagataacattttaaatgtttttattgaaGTACATTCCATATTActaaatttgaaatcaattaaCAGGAACTAAggcaacttaattaattaagcacAAGACAAATTAATAACAAGGAGGCATGTAAGCTGGTGGTGGCAGCATGCTCTGGTTCTGGTAACGCCCGTTCTGTACAATGAAAACTGTGTCCATGCCCCATGTTGAATGCCTCTCAAAATGGCAATGCATAAACCACACACCtgcaaaagaaattaataacgGCAAACATCAGATTGaaccaaaaaattttgttattgtttatttgttttcaattataaaaacaaaagaatctGACTATCTATGGTTGAGACGTTACCGGGGTTGTCAGCTGAAAACCGAATTGCAGCCCATCCACTTCTTGGGAGGTTAATGGTGTTAACTACAGGTGGGTCAACCAAATTATAAGAGAGTGGATCAGTGACATTGTTGAAATTTCCTGAACCCGTTCCAACCAGATAGAAGCTGAAACCGTGTAAATGCATTGGATGACTTGACGGTGCATTTCCAATATTTGTCCCTTGGAAGACAATTTCCACCACTTCACCATAATTTATCATCCTTGCCTTTGTCCCTTGCGCTGTGAACGCTCCTACATTTGACACATCTCCTGtgaagttgaaaaaaaatgggGGCTCGCTTGGGAAATCCAGGTCAAAAGTTCCGTTTGTCAAATTCCTGCAAGACGAAAGATTTAGAATATATTCAATTAAGTGTGGATCCTATAATAAGCTTGTACCTGTAGTATGCTTGTAGTATATCGATTTGAGGAGTGGCAAAActgatattatttaagctgGCGGCTTGTCTATCACCAGTGCCGGAATCACAGGAGCCGTTGGCACACAACAATAGATTCAAAGCAACGGTTATATAGATTCGCGTGCTGATATTTTTGGGAACATTGATGGGATGCTCGTTACTGGCTAAGCTCTTTATTTGATTAGTAAAGTTTAGTGCAGAAGTTATGTCAGTGTTATTTGGAAGGGATGGGAAGAAAGGAGATGAAGGGGCAGAATAGTTGCCTTCATATTCAACAATTGCTGTGGTGGTGGTGTCGGGAAATATAATACCACTATCGACGTAAGGGGTCGACGCCATGTAATAGTGGCTGAGATTTCGGTTTGCTGTGAACAAAACATCCATGGTTTGTCCAGGAGTTATCATTATGTAACTTGTATTTATTGGTTTTATGTATGCAGCATCTTGCGCAACAACTGTGAGGTTGTGGTTAGCAATTCCGAAGAATTGTTCTTCGTTCATCACAGCATTCACAATGCGAAGAAGATAAGTTTTGCCAGATTCAACCGGTAAGCGATATGTTGTGTCTGCAATATCAGATTATTTTAACAGTTAGCTAACAAATAGATGCACGGTAAAAAGGACTTTCTATATAACTTGctaattaaactattttcactttcatta
This is a stretch of genomic DNA from Mangifera indica cultivar Alphonso chromosome 11, CATAS_Mindica_2.1, whole genome shotgun sequence. It encodes these proteins:
- the LOC123229209 gene encoding putative laccase-9, translating into MGTKNVGFILGLIGFLFLDGLLLCMALQVHHYDFVLQEANFTRLCSTKSMLTVNGSFPGPTIQARRGDTMYVNVINQGRYGVTIHWHGVKQPRNPWSDGPENITQCPIAAGTNFTYEVILSDEEGTLWWHAHSDWTRATVHGAIIILPAAGTTYPFPTPYKEQTIILGSWFKADVMAMIQNAIATGSTPSNSDAFTINGQPGDLYECSNDTTYRLPVESGKTYLLRIVNAVMNEEQFFGIANHNLTVVAQDAAYIKPINTSYIMITPGQTMDVLFTANRNLSHYYMASTPYVDSGIIFPDTTTTAIVEYEGNYSAPSSPFFPSLPNNTDITSALNFTNQIKSLASNEHPINVPKNISTRIYITVALNLLLCANGSCDSGTGDRQAASLNNISFATPQIDILQAYYRNLTNGTFDLDFPSEPPFFFNFTGDVSNVGAFTAQGTKARMINYGEVVEIVFQGTNIGNAPSSHPMHLHGFSFYLVGTGSGNFNNVTDPLSYNLVDPPVVNTINLPRSGWAAIRFSADNPGVWFMHCHFERHSTWGMDTVFIVQNGRYQNQSMLPPPAYMPPCY